The following DNA comes from Gadus chalcogrammus isolate NIFS_2021 chromosome 12, NIFS_Gcha_1.0, whole genome shotgun sequence.
GTAGAATATTATCCCATTTGCCACAATCGTTCACTTTTCGCGTGGTAGATAAATAGGCCTGTGTAGACGGATTGATGACAATATGTAACATGTCTGCATTAAAATATCAAAAAATGACGAGACCTTTGTTGAGTTGTGCATTAACATTATCCTAATTGTTTCCAACAATGTTCAAACCCAGAGAAATCTGTAGTTTTAATTACAGTAACATATTTACCATTAAACCAAGAATAATTACCAACAATGTTAGTTCATTAGACATGCTTTCTTTAGCATATACCGGAGTAGGGTAGGGTAAATAGTCATGAAACGTCAGTTCACAAAGCAAAAAACACTCCCAAACAACATGGCTGAGGCATGGCTCACTGACATCTAGATGGCTTTTACCAGGTCAACACGAACAGGAGGATTCAAGGTCTGACGATGACCAGGGCTGTGACATCTGTCAATAAGGTCCGTCAATCAACTTTGATTAAATTGCAAGTTCCAGATCTTAAGCCCTTCATCTATGCATCCATCTATGACTTTAGTTTATTCATATTAGTTACACTTGCTACATGCTACCGTTCCTCCCATTGCAAACTGGGTCAAGGCGAAGGGTTGCCTCGTCATCTATCAAAACAATGCAGTGCGATCATTTGTTTAGTGAGTCATAGATGTTAAATAGATGCTAAACATTTCACTGGTCATACAACTAGGTCACTATAGCTGTTTGACAGAGCAGAGACGCATAAGAAAAAACTGCCATGCACttatataatcataataataatcataaacaggACAAGAGGGACGATGGATTGTACATACTGTAGCGGGCCattgggtgtggggtttccactcTACCAAGTTGAGTAGAtaaatgacacaacacacagcaattCCAGTGCAGAATGGTTTATTTACCTAGTAAATGaaaaccagggtgggaaagggacatccacctcctctctctctctctctctctctctctctctctctctctctctctctctctctctctctctctctctctctctctctctctcatctctctctctctcttctctctctctctctctctctctctctctctctctctctctctctctctctctctctctctctctctctctctctctctctctctctctctctctctctctctctctctctctctctctctctctctctctctctctgcgtacCACACtgccaggcgatcacacagcTCCTGCCTGTCCTTACCTAGCCCTAGCTCCTCTTCCAACTCCAACCTCTCCTGTCTGTCGTTTGCTACCTCCTTTAAGCCCAAGCACCCCTGCTTAATGATCCCCAGGCTCGCCTCGTTAaagggaggaagtccatatatggcttgggggtggagccagcaggttgccgaacctaccactcccctcactcctccctggcgtctgccacaatacGTTTATTATAAACACTAAATAATAATCTTAGACTCCAAGCAGCAGAATAGGAATTTAAGGGGGTAATGTTTTACAAATGGATCTAGTTGTGCTTTACATTTTTGCCCTTTACAATTCTGGAAATATTACAGAATGGTATGTTAACACGTTGGTGGCAGATCTTCTTGGAGGAAACGGCATAGAGCCTAGGCCGGACACCAGAAACGACCAGGCGTTGATTTACGCGGGGATGAAGCCTTCAGAAGGGGGAGTGTAATCCTACAGTGGTCAGTCTGTAATACGATGCAACATGATGGGTTGAAACAAATATGACGCAAAAGACGATAAAATACACGGTTCACCAAGATTTGAGCTTGTGTTCAGATATTACGAAAAAGTCCAACTTGTGATACTAGGTCTAGGGTACAGTAAAAAGGAGATAAATAATCATCAAAGTGTTTGACTTAAAGGTGTCGGAAGGAAGGTCTTAGATTACATACATACTGCAACTGGCTCTGTCTGCATGGGGAACTTTATTGCTGGGAGAAAACCTAGGACAACATGGTCAATTGTTTAAGATGAAAAGAAGACAGCAGATTAACAAACAGCATCAGCAATCTTCTTGAGACCTCCTGGCCTTCGGTGTCAAGCAGGTTTGTTGTCCCACTTTTAAGTGCAAGTTTACCCGTAGGACAAGTTTGTTCACGATAAAGACAATGTTAAAACATGGTCTCAATTCAATACAGATAAAAAACAACGAACTGTATTATTTCATTACTATTGGTTATCAAAAGGATATAAGTCGCCTCCATACACTTACAGAACTTATGTTATCAGACTTTAGATGTTTACTTCGGATGTTAGTCACCATAAATTTGGACTCCGGTCAAATAATGATCAAATGCCTTGATTGTTAGCTGTTAAATAGGAATCGGTTGATAGATTAAATTAAACATTCTCAAAATATTGTCTCCAAAAATATTGAATATAGAAACATGCAAGTCTAATTATCATGTTCCCAATGTGTAGAAGTGATGATTTCTTTGAACCATAACCAGATCAGCAGCCCCATGTCTCTCCTGAACCCTCTGTCCATAAATGCATGATCAGTTTCTCTTCTTTCAGATCCGGCCATTAAATGGCTGTATACCGAGACTAACAAGAGAGAAATTCTCTAATTAAAACAGAAGACGGGAATTTACTAGATAATATTGATTAAGTTCAGATATACTTTCTcttcattttaatttaaaaagagcAATCAATTTTTTAACAATGTAGAGTCACAATGCAGTAGTCACTCAAgcatattattacattattgggcATCCCTGGCCTACTGGTCAGGGAGTTGGCGGCCGGTTTGAATCTTGACCGGTAGGCCAAACCGGTAGTGCCGGTATACCccatgtgtgtggacctctgacaAGGTCACTCCTGTATGTGCAGTTATTTCCCTAACCATACTTATTTTACATAGTTAACACAAGTTACCCATGTGATGCATCACGTCACACAATAATAACTCCAAGGGCGTAGTGACCTTGTGTTCAATATGACAGGTTTCTCAGGTTTGTGCTTGAAGTTTGCCTTGTAAACTAACAAGGGCTGATTGTTTCACAAACAACCCACTCAAATTGTTTGGCAATTGGTAGTAATCCAGAGAACCCATAACTGAAAATAGTGGGAAATAATGGAGCTGAAAAAAGGAATTTGGCTCATCTACCTCCATTTGATGTTGTTTCATGGTAAGGTgcattgttgttattttaacAATATGTTGCTACCGTAATTTGGAATGGACAGACCCAAGCAGCAGCCGGGCAAATTCCTGGACCAACACTATTTGTAAAGGACAGAACACTACAACTATTAATGCATCTGTTACTGTTACTaggatttttttaaataatatttgatGTTCAATATTAAATGCTAAATTATCATGTTAACCTTTTGCTTCTCCACTGAATGTTTATTCAAATAGTCAATGGGTCAGCTTTAAATTGCACCTGGCCAAATGCTGAATCCCTTTATGATGCGCTTGACGAAACAATATTTTCAAAGAAACATCTACGCCCTGTGAATCTGCTTGAAACACCAACAAATGTCTCCATCTCTTTCATTTTGGTTGGAATTCTTGGAGTAGTAAGTGCGCTCTTATATCCGTGTAGATTATTTAAAACATTTCTGTTCATTTTAAATGCTAAAACTAATTTGTATGTTAAAAGTCCAAATCATGCGGCTTACTTCATCAAATTTTTCTTATCTAGAATGAAAAAGCACAAACATTTACAACTTTCTTATGGATTCGTCTTGTAAGTAAATATAATACATTCATCAGTTAACTttcaatttgtaaaataagaaacattgcattttttttttaataacttcTGTTGAATGTAGGAGTGGATCATTGAGGGTTTGACCTGGGACGAGAAGGAATGTGGTTCAGAGAAACTGTCGGTTAAACGTGAAAACCTGTGGATTCCAGACATTTTCATCTTAGAGTTGTAAGTCAGAATTAAGTTGTGTGTCTTTTGATTAAAAGGAAATGGCTTGGAAGTCTCGTCGCTCTACTGAGCTATTTAGAAGGTGTTGACTGCTAATATGCAAAGTAGTCTCATCCAATCTTTCACCAACCTTTCACATGTTAACAACCTTGGCTGCGGCCAGTGCGTCTATATTTTCATTCCGAAGCATGAATTTGATTAGGTAATTAAGAAATGGATTGATAATTTCCAACTATTATTCTCCTGTAATTATATGATCTGCTTGATTGCAGCATGGATGAGGACCAGTCCCCCGTCACTCCCTATGTCTATATAGACAGCAAGGGTCATGTAATGGATGAGAAACCACTCAGAGTGGTGAGCTCCTGCAAATTAGGAATTCTCAGGTTCCCTTTCGACGTCCAAAACTGTAGTTTATCCTTTGGATCCTTTATCCACTATGGTAAGTCAAAAAGAATGGAGGCGCGCgagtgaacacatacacacatgtgtacaACACATAAAATAATTGGTTGTACTTTGTTTTCAGATTCGGCAATTCGCATGGTTCTGGGCATGTCTGCAGAACGGATTCTGAGTCAGAGCAGAGAAGTTTTACAGACTGAAGGGGAATGGGAACTCCTAAACATCACAGCAGCTGAGAGTTTGTTATCTTTGGATGGTGGAGGTTACCACGATATAGTATTCAATGTAAGTAAGGTATATTTCAAGTTTTTCATTCAAATTGTTGCATAATTTAAATGATATGATCTATGTTAAACatatatgcatacaaatatattgtataagCCATTTCttctgtgtatgtctttgtgcaGGATACATTTATATTCATACAGACATAACATGTATAACTTTTGAAACCatccaacaaaaaataaagtatGTCGTCAGCATACGAATATGCAAGTCAATCAATATATTTGGATAAATAATTTATGCTACTTTATAATAAGCACCAAGACTACCATTTTAATCATCCTTGATGGAAGCTTTGAGcacaatttttttcttttgtcaaGTTAGATTTTGCTCAAGCGTAGACCAGTCCTCTATGTGGTCAACCTGATGATCCCCAGCTGCTTCCTGAACACAGTGGACCTCTTCAGCTTCCTGCTACCCCCACAGAGTGTGGACCGCTCGGCCTTTAAGATGACCCTCATCTTAGGCTACACCGTCTTCTTGTTGATTATGAATGACTTGCTGCCGGTCACCGGGAACACCACACCCGCCATCAGTAAGGAACAACTCCACATTAACGCTCACTACACTTTGGGTGCAACATCAATCCCAATTTTCCTTTGTTGTTAATGCATTACCTCAAAATACATATAGGCTATAATTGTCGGTTGTTTTTGAACAGCTCCAGTAACCACTGAGCCATTGTATTTTTTGTAACATCTCTGCTCATGGGAGTTAAGTGAAGTCAAGACAATTTTATTGGTGTAGCCTTAATCGCATTTAAGGGCTGCCTGAGTCTCtgagggcttcacaggcccgtTGAGAGCTAATTATGCTGTAGCGCTTATTTATggtaacaataataatacatttaatttagaggcgcctttcaagacaccgaaggtcaccttacagagcatatagtcatcataaatcgtttaaaaaaagcaagacattgtggaaaaaataaataaataaacataataaataaaaaataaataaaacaaaaacaagacaaaacaaaacaaaacaaacaaacaatcaaaacagtgatcagttagacgttgtgtgcgttGGGTTTTTCATGCAATAATTTGAATGAAAAACTTGAAATATACCTTACTTACATTGAATACTATATCGTGGTAACCTCCACCATCCTAAGATAACAAACTCTCAGCTGCTGTGATGTTTAGGAGTTCCCATTCCCCTTCAGTCTGTAAAACTTCTCTGTTCTGACTCAGAATCCGTTCTGCAGACAGGCCCAGAACCATGCTGCGTTGTGTATTAGATAGTTATGTCATAATCGTCGGTACGGCACAAATGCCGGACCCGTTTAACCGTATGCATGTATTCAGGTGGGATAATAGGATTCCTTTAATTCCATGAATGCGACGCAATAAATGTTGAAAAACTGCAACTCCTTATGGTTTCAAATGTCAAATATTAGGGCAAAGTGATGTCGTACCAGACAGATCAATGGTTAGAATGATACATTTTTGTGTGCAGATGTTTTCTTCTCCATCAGTCTAGGTATGATGGTGGGGAGCCTTTTAGAGACCATATTCATCACCCATATCCAGAACTCAAGTAACCCTCATGTACCTCGCTGGGTCCGCATCCTTGTGCTCCAGTACCTAGCCCCAATCGTCTGCCTGACCAACAGACAACAAATCAACCGGGTCACAGTCGACCTCAACCCACACCGTAAGCACAGATTGATGTCAATGCACATGATCATGTCCGTCCCTGTGAAGACAAGAAACCTGCTTCTGATCTCCAGACTAATATCCGACAGTTTAACTATAACAAGACCATGCTCCAAGATACATTTTACAAATCATTTTGTTCCCGAATTAATTTGGGATCACTTATTTTGCCCTTTAAAACCTTGACGGGGCAAGTAAGTTACCATGAATGCATCCATCTGTGGTCAACATTTCCAGTGCTCTTCATTCTTCATTACAGCAACCCAACTAGTGACTACTGTGGGCATGCAGGCTCCTTTCGGTATCCACCACCTGGAGATAAAGCCTCGGCCCATCACAGTGGATCACCAGCCAGAGAAATCAGCCCATGATCCTGTGATAGAGGAACTGAGGAAGCTGAGCCAAGACCTTCGCTCCATCAGCCGTCTGGTGGAGAGACACTTGAAGGAACCACAGACTCTGTGCGATTGGACATTTATCGGGATTGTTCTTGACCGGTTTCTGTTCTTAATCTATGTTCTCTTCTTGTTTTCCACCCTCGTCGCCATCAGTGTCTTGTGGACATCTTAAAGTTTAAAGTCTAAGCCTTATGGGCCCTAattgggtcggcttagctcaggagttAGAGcagtagagcagttgtcttgtaactggaaggttgctggttcgatccccagctcctcctagctgagtgttgatatggccctgagcaagacccttaaccctaactgctcctgacgagctggctgtcgccttgcatggttgactctgccgttggtgtatcaatgtgtgtattaaccgatgtaaatAAACATCGGTTAATAaatgataaaagcgtcttctaaatgccctaattctctgtctccatctttctAATGCAACGCCAACGTTTCCCTGTTTATTAGCACAGATTTTGCTGTTAAATTCACCCAAAAATGGTCTCAAAAGAATCCTTTACCATCCACATGATTCTTTTTTCAGCCCTTCTAATTTAATAAGTACTATACTGAATCCTAATacgcgtttgtgcgtgtgcgtgcatgcgtgcgtgcgtgtgtgtgtgtgtgtgtgtgtgtgtgtgtttacgtataTCATTCGGCTCTGAAGGTTCCtgtgtgattaagggctacacaaATAAATTGACTTGACTTAACACCCTTGAGCTGAGGTGTTAAAAAATACAATGAATCAGTGGTTACTGGAGGTGTTCAAAAACAACCCCCACAACAACATGCTTTAGTGTGTTTGTCggatgggggttggggggaacTGGGGGGGTTTATAAGCCTTGTAAGAGTTGGGAGAGAAACAATGGGATTCATGTAACCAGCATGACTACATCATTTTTAAATTTCCAGAACCTGATCTTAACTTCACTGCTATTGACAGGTAATGTTATTTGATGTAGAATGTAAATATGATTTTGTAATATCTTTTAATAACTGCCAGTTTAATCAAACTATATAATATTTAGAAAAATAGTTTGATagtatattatgttatattatgttGTAAATCACATAGAATATACTtgcatttatttagtttgtcaTTATTTATACTGCATGTACTTTGGTTACACAAATTAACAGAGCAAAAGCTGAAATCTATTAATATAGCACAAATAATATTTGTGCTATTTATGGTCACATTTTGGTCACAGAGACTAACTGGGCTTAAAGGCTATACTAAGTAATTTGTGTCGGACACCTAGTCAAAACATCGAATTTGGTCTCCAGTATTTACCGAAGGCCGTTCGGTCATGCATACATTGAGTTAATTCTAAGTCAATATTGGTGAATGCCTGGTAACTAAAACAAATGCTTGCATTGTCTCTGCATTAAGGTTTAAACGGTTATATGAAGCAATATTCAAAATATCTTGTAAAACTTGTAGGTTTAATATTTGGATAGTAAGCTATATAAGCTATATATACCTGCACTGTCTAGATAAAACAACTACACAccgataaataataataataataataataataataatagttgatTGTTATCGTATAACAAGCATACAAATGAATCCCGTGTTGATAATTAGGTATTAGAATATGATTCATATTTGTGCGCCTCGATGCGGTTGCGTAATCCTTGGTTCATTATTTTccatctgcctctctccctctggcccAGGCTTTGTTTGCCAGGGCAAGTTGACCTGTAAAGAGGGGCACAGTGGCCCCACCTATGAGTCTATGCAAGAAGTTTTTGACAAGAAGTCATTCAGGCCCGCTGTCAACCTCAGTAACCCCACCATAACCAACATCTCCTTCACCCTCTATGCCGTGCTGGGCGTGGTAAGCAACGCAGAGAGAGTGCTAGTGAATCGAGCTCATGATAATGCACGGGTATACCTTTGCTTATTCTGGTTTTACTGCAATCAGTTGGGTAACATTTGCTGGACGGATTGGAATGATTTTGCCTTTAAAAAGATTGATCTGTCAGAGCCTTGTGAGAACGTCCTCGTCTCGTAAATCATGTTCCTCTCCGCAACAGACTAGTCTGGCATCGTTCCCGTTGGAAGCCCCTTCTTAACATTTAATAATGAAAGGTCCAACGAGCTCTCAGGAGAAGGCTGTTCAGTTCATGACAAACAGATCGCTGTATCCTGCCGAATTAAAAATAACTTTTTCACAGTCTAAATTTTTTTTGCTAAACTTTCAACAAGTTTCAGCACGAGCGCAGACTGTGTTAGGTGGTTAAGTCTTCTTGAGCTTCTCGAACACTGAAGAGTTCCCCGATATTGGGAAATCAATATTTGGCCAGAACTGTAGAGGTATACTGTCTCGACATGTTGTATACACAGTTACCTGATAGGTTGCTCACATTCTATTCTGTGTGCCCTGTGACTGCACAAAACAGGAGTTTTGTTGAGGGTGCGATTGAGTTACCGAGTGACAAAGGAAGGGATCAATGAGGGGCCATTGGTTTGTGATTCATAGCCCTGAATATATAACAAAGACATATGAAATAAATGAGGAAATGAATAGTTTTGCCTTTCAGTGGTTTGGCTATGTCACGTACTGTTCTAGCCAGTATGGCCAGTCAAAACGATCCAGCCCTTACCTGTCACATGCCAAATGATTCACCTGTTTTCCCTTCCATCTTTTTCAGAATGAGAAGACTCAGATCCTCACTACTTTTCTTTGGCTGAGATTGGCAAGTAGTAGAACGATGCCATACGAACCTAATATGTTTGACAAGTGCTTGTGCTGATCGCTGACCGTCTTGTACCTCTGTATTCCACACCAGTACTGGCACCATGAGTTCATGGTGTGGGAGCCTAATGAGTGCGATGGTGTGACCAGGATTTCAATCCCGGTGAATCAGCTGTGGTCTCCAGACATCATCGTCTATGAATTGTGAGTTGACCTTTTAACATGTACCAGAATCACATGGAAATCAGTTGAATTTCCATGCATCTAAAGTTAAGTAAGTATATTCCTATCAATTGAAAGTGTCTCCACCATGTTTTATCGccttccttttctttctctccttttctctctctgtgatatCTTGCATCGCCATGCTCTGCACAGTCCGGTATTCTTTTCAAAAGGTTTTACACCCTACTATCATCACATATGGATTGTAAAGTGGCTTTGGGTAAATGGCATCAGGGAATCACTGACCATAAATCCATCGTGTCTTCCGGCaggagggcgggggcgggggcgggggcggcagtagctcaggcggtagagcgggttggctggtaaccggcaGGTTGTTAGTTcgaatccccggctcctcctcgctgAGTGTCGTGGTGACCCTGAGCAAGAACACTCACCCtataactgctcctgacgagctggttgTGGCCCCGCGTGGTTGACGCCGCCCGTCGGTGTGCGAGCGTGTGCCCTGAACGGGTGGTTGCGCTTTGGGTAGCCCACTGGTTACAAAAGAGCGCGATGTAAATGCACTCCGTTTTCCATTCCCCCTCCTTGTGGCCAGTGTGGACGACGATGTCTCCCAGGCCTGTCCGTACGTCTACCTCAACCACACGGGACACATCCGCTGGGACCGCATGCTGAGGCTGGTGTCCTCCTGCAACCTGGAGATCTTCAGCTTCCCCTTCGACGTGCAGAACTGCACCTTCACCTTTGGCTCCTACATGCACACCAGTAACCGCTCCACCCAGACACACCTCAAGCACACGCAAGTTAGATAGTGACAGCGGACGTATGGATGAATAGTTAGTTACACATAATGACATTCAGGGCTCAACGCTCAGGTCTAATTCTACTTGCCCAAAGTCCATTTTTACTGGCCcctatactatttttttttattagtggttATCAAATAACAACAAAGACTCAAATAAATTGAAAGTAAGTCAATCAAATAATTCACCAAGTATTATCCGACGTGGGCAAGGGGAGGGGGCAACATAAGGATAACTTTATAGATcgaaaatgttttttgtttttttgctgtTAGCTTTTAATCCTTCACTTGCCCCGGGCAGGCAAGCGGGTTGTCATAGTTACTTGCCCGACGTGACGTTGTAGTTGCCCCGGGCCATCCTTATTGTTGAGCCCTGACATtgactctctccctcgttcttcTCGTACTCTTTCCATCGTTTCCCTCCTCACGTCTCCCTTCCTTCCACCCTCTCTCGCGCTGTACCCCGGCACCGATGCTTCTCTCTGGCCCTTCTCTCTAGTCAGGGACGTGAGGGTGAGTCCGGCCCTGACCTTTGAGGCCATGTCCATTAATTCCAAGAACTACCTGGAGGCCAGTGGGGAGTGGGAGCTGGTGGTAATCCTGGGGGAAACGTCCATCCTCAAGTTCGGCATTGATGAGTGGGACATCATCACCTTCTGGGTGAGTCTGCTCCCATTTGTATTAGCGCTCCAGTTCACAAAGCGGTATTTATTTTTagttcatttattcatttaaagGACATTAATCAACATCCTTAAATGTGCCAGTGTTAGCTCACAGGCTCATTATAAACGGTATCATCTCTGAGGGGAAGGACAAGCAAAGCCTGATGATGCTTCTTTTTGCAGTTCTGATAAATGTGATGGCTGAGGCTCGTTCTGTCTGGGTCTCTCGTGATGATGAACAGCAAGAATTGTCTTTTGATTAAAATGTACAAAGTTCCAGAGCAGGAGTTTTCTATGCACACCCTTGCTGTGTTAAGACAACGTTTCGACAACGCCCCTCGCATCTGCTCAAATGAAGGTCAATGTAGTCACGTTTTACAATACCTCGCCTCCAACCTCATTTCCTCGGTGGAAGACCTTCTGCTGTTAGTGAATCTTCAATGAATGTCGCGCCGTTCATCCACCATAACTTTAGTATGTTGAGTACACATATATGAATTAAGCATGCCATTTGTATAGTATTGGTAGCCCACTCTGAATCAATTTAGATGCGGTACCTCCACCTAATTAGCCTCACCATATATGTGGCCTTATTTAGCTTTTCAGGAAATGATATTctcaaaaaaaaatctatttttataTCTGCTTTCAAATGCAAGTCCGAATTATCGGTGATATCACAAGTGACAGTTCACTGGCTTTTAAAAGATAATCATCCTGGTGGTAAAATCATAGTTTCACCACCAGGGGTCAGGGTATTTATCCATTACAAGCCAGACTAACCACACTTTTTGTATAACCTGATTTGATTGGATTTCAAAAAAAATCTTAGATCGACCAATCACCCGGCCACGTGGCGGTGAGAAAGTCCGGCGTGACC
Coding sequences within:
- the LOC130393503 gene encoding 5-hydroxytryptamine receptor 3C-like — protein: MTRAVTSVNKEWIIEGLTWDEKECGSEKLSVKRENLWIPDIFILEFMDEDQSPVTPYVYIDSKGHVMDEKPLRVVSSCKLGILRFPFDVQNCSLSFGSFIHYDSAIRMVLGMSAERILSQSREVLQTEGEWELLNITAAESLLSLDGGGYHDIVFNILLKRRPVLYVVNLMIPSCFLNTVDLFSFLLPPQSVDRSAFKMTLILGYTVFLLIMNDLLPVTGNTTPAINVFFSISLGMMVGSLLETIFITHIQNSSNPHVPRWVRILVLQYLAPIVCLTNRQQINRVTVDLNPHRKHRLMSMHMIMSVPAPFGIHHLEIKPRPITVDHQPEKSAHDPVIEELRKLSQDLRSISRLCLVDILKFKV